The Bombus fervidus isolate BK054 chromosome 1, iyBomFerv1, whole genome shotgun sequence genome includes a window with the following:
- the Pgant35a gene encoding polypeptide N-acetylgalactosaminyltransferase 35A, with protein MMSTRYVSFVSGIIIASLTWASSLYLYSRLSQNTNTANPTMLVLENSKLGKDSQFYHKTYSNQHLKFHNNLIAHHDKQSMIDKGTYNLRRNAFKNSDKLLQQLQPVPVKPAVTLGQGLDELGMVKNFEDQRKRDEGYKNYSFNILVSDNIGLHRELPDTRHKLCEIQKYSSKLPNASIVICFYNEHYMTLLRSLHSIIDRTPANLLHEIILVNDWSDSKALHEKIKTYIANNFNGKVKFYKTEKREGLIRARMFGARKATGEVLIFLDSHIEVNKRWIEPLLSQIAHSETVIAMPVIDIINPDTFQYTGSPLVRGGFNWGLHFKWDNVPIGTFVHDEDFVKPIKSPTMAGGLFAMDRKYFTKLGEYDAGMDIWGGENLEISFRIWMCGGSIELIPCSRVGHVFRRRRPYGTFDQHDTMLKNSLRVAHVWLDEYKDYFLKNVQKVDYGDISERLNLRKRLKCKNFAWYLNVVYPELALPDDNKNRLKDKWAKIEQKPIQPWHSRKRNYTDQYQIRLSNSALCIQSEKDIKTKGSKLILAPCLRIKSQMWYETGKNELVLGQMLCMEGAEKVPKLGKCHEMGGNQEWHHKNTNNTPIYNMAAGTCLGIMRGVKSTQIVMDLCTKKDTSSISWDLVHSKILLKEIR; from the exons ATGATGTCAACAAGATatgtttcttttgtatctggaATAATAATAGCTTCATTAACATGGGCCTCTAGTTTATATCTTTATTCAAGATTATCTCAAAATACTAATACTGCAAATCCAACAATGTTAGTATTAGAGAATTCAAAGTTAGGAAAAGACTCtcaattttatcataaaacTTATAGTAATCAACATCTTAAATTTCacaataatttaattgctCATCATGACAAACAAAGTATGATAGATAAAGGTACTTATAATTTAAGGAGAAATGCCTTTAAAAATAGTGACAAACTATTACAACAATTACAACCTGTACCAGTAAAACCTGCTGTTACATTAGGACAAG gtTTAGATGAACTAGGAATGgtaaaaaattttgaagatcAACGAAAACGAGATGaaggatataaaaattactccTTTAATATATTAGTGTCAGATAATATTGGGTTGCATAGAGAATTACCAGATACGAGGCATAAATTATGTGAAATACAAAAGTATTCATCTAAATTACCAAATGCTAGTATTgttatatgtttttataatgAACATTATATGACACTTTTAAGATCCTTGCATTCCATTATTGATAGAACTCCTGCAAATCTTCTACATGAAATTATCTTAGTAAATGATTGGAGTGATAGCAAAGCGTTACATGAAAAAATTAAGACATACATTGCCAACAATTTTAATGGtaaagtgaaattttataaaacagaGAAACGAGAAGGATTGATCAGAGCAAGAATGTTTGGTGCAAGAAAAGCAACTGGAgaagttttaattttcttagaCAGTCATATAGAAGTAAACAAAAGGTGGATAGAACCTCTCCTCTCACAAATTGCTCATTCAGAAACTGTCATTGCCATGCCAgttattgatataattaatcCAGATACATTTCAATATACTGGTAGTCCTCTGGTAAGAGGAGGTTTTAATTGGGGTTTACATTTTAAATGGGATAATGTGCCAATTGGTACATTTGTCCATGATGAAGATTTTGTAAAACCTATAAA gTCTCCAACAATGGCTGGAGGTTTATTTGCAATGGACAGAAAATACTTTACAAAATTAGGAGAATATGATGCTGGTATGGATATCTGGGGTGGTGAAAATCTTGAAATATCATTTAGA ATTTGGATGTGTGGTGGAAGTATTGAATTAATACCATGCTCAAGAGTTGGACATGTATTTAGAAGAAGGAGACCATATGGTACATTTGATCAACATGATACTatgttgaaaaattcattacgCGTCGCACATGTTTGGTTAGATGAATATAAAgattactttttaaaaaatgttcaaaaagTTGATTACGGTGATATTTCGGaaagattaaatttaagaaagagattaaaatgtaaaaattttgcATGGTACTTAAATGTAGTATACCCTGAACTAGCATTACcagatgataataaaaatagattaaaagATAAATGGGCAAAAATCGAACAGAAACCAATACAACCCTGGCATTCTAGGAAAAGAAATTACACTGATCAATATCAAATTAGACTTTCTAATTCAGCGTTATGCATTCAAAGtgagaaagatattaaaacaaaaggtTCTAAGCTTATATTAGCACCATGTTTAAGAATTAAATCACAG aTGTGGTATGAGACTGGTAAAAACGAATTAGTACTTGGCCAGATGCTTTGCATGGAAGGAGCTGAGAAAGTTCCAAAGCTTGGAAAATGTCATGAGATGGGTGGTAATCAAGAATGGCATCATAAAAATACT aaTAACACACCTATATATAACATGGCAGCTGGCACATGTTTGGGAATAATGCGGGGAGTAAAAAGTACACAAATAGTAATGGATTTGTGTACTAAAAAAGATACAAGCTCTATATCATGGGATTTGGTACActctaaaattcttttaaaagaaattaggTGA